Sequence from the Crassostrea angulata isolate pt1a10 chromosome 9, ASM2561291v2, whole genome shotgun sequence genome:
CCTCATACACATTTAACATTTAAACTAAGAGATAAATATATGcacaaatatatgtttaaaaatagcacaatgttcATCGATAGGAAATGATTTAGCTCACTTGGTTTTGATAATCTTATTATGGTCACTcgaaatatacatgaatatcatataaacattttttattttgcgaATATCACGTGCAGTATCTGAGAAATTATTATCACTAGGCATTACACGTTTCATGCGTCCAAAATTATCCCCTATATCAACATATTTATAAGTGACGAAATGCAAAGTTTTACAGCTGCTTTTTAGGATAATTGGTAATTACAGTATTAAAACAATTCATACAGAcaaataatctttaaaagttttggacttttgtcTATTTACAGCAGGAAATATGAATCCTTTCAAAAAAGAtgtattaaagataaaataaagcAAAACGCAAAACAAAGCATTAGAATCTGACGCTTGCTCTCTGTACAGATAACTTCTGGATAGAATGGTTCCCTGGTACAAGAGGGATAAGGTACACCGAAGTTTACCGGCATGACAGACTTCTACCACTGCACATGCTGTACCATCATCTATACAGACATCTTGATTCTTGTTTTCAATTACATACTTAATGGAACTCTAAGAGCAAAATATTAAGGCCGACCTTGACTATTTATAGAAATGTTTGCTTATGTATTGAATTTGCGCAGcctttgttcattttttttcgcATCCCCAACCATAGTGATCAAGAGATCGCCAGAGACTACTATTTTCACAGAGTGGTTTCTATCTTCTTACTAATACCAGTTTATTCTTTTCAATGTTAAAAGTTCTGTCAAAGAAATTAACATAAACTAGATGCCTATTCTTTGAACATGTTATATCTCTTGGGCTATTACCTGATTTAGTTCCAAATGAGTCCAAAATGTTTCCCTGAAGactgtgaaattttataatattgctATGACTGCCAGTCGATATACGTTCATCAGTTAAACGTGTTACACTGAACAAATTTTCTAAATCTGTATCAATGGTTACGATGACAAGTGGTTGATCAAGAAACGGACTGTGATTAGTACCTGACGAAAGTGAGGCATATTTGGGAATCTCTATTTTGTAGGCCTTTTCTTGattgtcaattaaaaaatcttgacaatatTCCAAACTGTTGATGTACGtgtctttgtttattttcttcgaAGAAACACTAGAAAGCTCGGAGATACgtaataaattttattgcaAATTAATGTTGTTGTCAAAGAGTTTATAAAGTTGATCTTTTGATAAGCAGGTTCTGTATGTTTAAATTCATATCAATTTCTCCGTGCTTTGCtacttatatatgtataatttattttcactctTCCTTcgataaaaattcaaatgccGCAAGATTTGAGCTTAAcctgtttatttaaataaaaaatctggtTTGTTAAAAAAGAAGTAGAGAGAAATAtagaatctctcatgatttgcgatggtatatgatatGATTTTTATGCAACGAGTTGTGTGATTTCTATCCCCGAGCTCTggctcggggatagaaaacacacaactcgttgcATAAAAATCCTATACCATCGCCAACAAttagagattctttttatcacatgttttaccatgtcttttattaaacctcaatcttttctgtaaaaattataattctgAGCCGCAGAACACATTTACTACAAGACGTCAACAACTTTACGCATTGAAAAAAGTTCTTTCAAGATTAACAAGcgaacatttcattttcaaacatatttttatcaattcatgaaaaaaaaattaaaacagcatCAAATGCTTTACATTTAGCAGTACAACTCCACACCaactgaattcattttttttaaatttttcattcttTGTCAATCAACCGCCTTAACCTACGTAATgtttaactatgacgtcacgtggCGTAAGAACTCACAGTGGAATATCAAATATTCTCCCCATGAGTAATATCCACCgtatattgagataaacatgtgataaagaaaaatatattacatgcaACTACAGGAAAGATGTATTTGCATGATATTAAAACAGAAACCAATCAATCTAACAAAACacaatcaaaattatttaattaatgcatGCTTTGATTCTTGAGtaaattgacatattttgttcaaataccGCATATCTATGATTGAATGAATGAAAAACATTCAATTGAAAGTACAATTAAACTTCGGTATCTTgaacaccgatatctcgaataccacGGATATCTCGAGGTACGTTTGTGGTCGCGgccatttttattatataagtaattcaaaaaaACGGTATGTCGAACACAGAAATATCGAATACCGGTATTCCGCTTATCTTGAAGTATATTTTAAGCCCCAGTCACTAAAAGCCATGCGAAAAGCATGCGTTATCTCGAAGTCAAGTCAATTAATCGCCTCCATAATTACACACCTCCGGTGCATAGTCGCTCTGTTACGCCGATTTTCCGGTCTGTTTAACAAATCCGTTAGTTTGCACGTGCTGTTACTGAGGTCACCTGTGATTTTCACGCCTTAATAGCCTCAAGCTGTTGAAACCCtttcttcttttaaaatgtattgatttacAAGATAATTTAAGAACATttgatgttttaattatttattttagatataaaattaaaaaaaattgaaatcgttTAGTGTTTTATTATACACTATGATTTACTAGAACAGAAATTACTATATGTGTGTATAAGCATGTATAGTAACTTAATATGCACACGCATGTCTAGAAACATTAAAGACCAACTTTCATTAACTTTGTTATCTCGAACTCCgaatatctcgaagtttttcctCAAGTTTCAGATACCGAAGTTTAACTGTTTATGTATGAAAACAGCTGTGTTTGACATCCTCAGTTATTATGTATTATAGGAAATGACACTTTgtataatatatcattttttagttTTGCTGGACGCACAGACATTGGTTGTAAAGAATATATTCAGCAAGTTCCATTACTTtgaatattgaattattttcactttACCTATGGAACATTCGGTTACGAAAAGGTTGCccctggtgtccacacatagaCCGTATGGCTCATGTAAATCACAATTGTCTATGTATTTGAGAAATTGTCCGTTCTGGTCTAGTATGTGGATACTGTCATTGGCATTGTCTGCTACCAGGATTCGACTCTGGCTGTCTGTACAGATTCCAACTGGACAAAAGGGTTTTTTGGAAGCAGAGGTAGGACCAGTGTACTTGAACCGTTGTTTACCGGCCTCATTGACTACATCCACTACACAGGCTGTCCCATCAACCACACAAACATCTCGATTCTTGTTTtcaattacgtaataaatggacCTATGTGGGGGAGAAAAATATAAAGGTTGGGCTTTGCTATCAAATAGAAAGGTTCGATTCTCTGTTGAATATGCGCAACGCACAACCTTTGTCCGTTTTTTCTTATCCCCGACCATAGTAACCAAGAGATCGCCAGAAACTGTACAATTTACACGGAGTGGTCTCCATCTTTGAAATCTCATCACTTCCGAtatctgtttattctttaagaTATTAACAGTTCTGTCAAAaaaatcagtataaactagattcCCATTCTTTGACACGGTTATATCTCGTGGCATTTGTTCTGATTTTGTTCTGATTGATTCCAGTAGTTCTCCTTGAAGAttgtaaagttttattatattgcTTTTACCACGAGTCCATATTTGCTCATTAGTTAAACATGCTACACTTAACAGGTGTTTAAAGTCTGTATCTATGGTTGTAATTACCTTTGGTTGATCAATTAAACGACTGTGACCAACAACTGAGGAAAGTGATACCGTTCTTGGAATCTCCATTTTGTTGTCGTGTTCATGACTTTCAATAGAGAATGCTGACATCATACCAAACTCTTGATTGAGGAGTTCtgtgtttattttctttgaagaAAAGCAAGGAAACTTAGCACGGAGGAAAGGAGGCAATTTTCGAAATCTATCGATATCATTTTTAGATTTGTATGCAGAGACAAGGTAAACATCATTCGAGTCTAGCAATTTCTTCAGGCTAACAATTCTCTGTGTGATAAAAGAAATACTTTGCGTGATTTCTGTTTTCTCTTTGTCTAAAGCGGCTAGGCATTTAATTTGCATTTGGTTAATTTCAGTTTTTCTCTTGCTTATTATCTCGTCAATTTCTCTGTGCAACGCTTCACCCCTTTTGCAGATTGCAATTGTTAAACTCTTTGAATGTTTTTCAAGTTCAGCTTCCTGTATTGAGATAGTTGCTGCAATCTCATGGTACTTCGGAATAAGAGAGATATTGAGTTcctgtaaatcattttttaatatttctttcttgGTGTCAAAGATTTTCATGATATCGATTGCCTTATGCCCTAGATGTTCATTAGAGGAAACACACTGAGTGCAAATTGGAATGTCGCATTGTTCACAGTGGAGCTCACATCGTTTGTTcgtatgttttaaacaagtagGGTAGTCAGGACCATAACCTCTTTGCCTGATTGGTACAACTTTATGTTCTTTAGATTCATCCAACAGATGTTCTCCTGCACACGTATTACAAAGGTTGATGTGACAGATGTCACAGTTATATTGAGGATTAGGAGTCTCACACAAGTTACATCGTAGGACATCCTGTGCACTTCTCTTCGGGTCCATGATAGAATATATATTGGAATAAAAACCTGAAAAGAAGCTGTATTTAGTAAAATTCAAGGGATTttgtcaattttgattttaacataCCTTGTGATTGGATACGACAGGCCTTATAAATTTCCTCTAAAAACTTTATGCAAGCTTTTAATTCAATGCATGTCCATAGATGACGTTGTCGTTTCAATTTAGACCACATAAAGAAAATGACTAACATCAATTGAAACAATGTTGAAGTTTATTGAAATGCAAATGGCATACAGTCTGACAAAAACAGGctgaaaatattatgaaaacgTTTTAAGCTCTCCACTCATATAAACAAACCTATTTCAAAGATTACTCCATTTAAATATAAACGATATcggaaaaaaatgtgaaaataatatTCTACGGTGTACAATGTACTAGTATTTTGTTGAGCCATTGATGTGTACATATGACTTGTATAACGCTCTCAATGAGGTATCATATTTCAGTTTGGAATTCTTATGACAAAGCATTGAAATATGAACggttattattataaaaaaagaagaagattcCGTAGTGTCAACAATTAGTTATTATTTTAACCACCTTTAAATTTCTTAACATGCATAGCTATGGAAGccgcaaaaaaataaaaccaaggAACGCCAAAAATAAGGTAAGTCTCTTGATATAGTCATACTGAAAATTTTGTCTTGCCtattttaaattctttgaaCAGGTTCCTACCCATGTGAAATTGTTGGTGCAATGATTTTAAAACTCTTAACCAATTTGATCATCACTTTAAAccaatttaattaaaagatcATTAGAATTCTGTCAAagttattgatacatgtatctgatgTGAATAATGAAGCATAAGTATTTTTGATATTCGTGCATACTCGTATGTCTAATCACTCGCAGATATCGTACTATTTCACATGTATCAGTATGCTCTTTGTACAGCACTTGTCAAATCTGTATGGGTCGTggtacagtgctgctatcctgtaagttgacaaggataggatagaataggataggatgcaggatacatGATACAAtacgatacatgatagaaatataaaagttaagttctatcctatcctatcctatcctgcatcccgtagccaatcagattcgagtataaatttcagagttattttgcgaaacgaaaattggcgcaacaatgtattttcaatgtcaatttaatacgttttacaagttaaaccatttaagaataattattatatcaagaacgcggtgcataacattgatgcgcgctaaaatgtcggcgctacatctttgtcaattcgtacgcaagtacggagttactgcaagaattcgatgcaacatttgacaacgtcagaaatagatttttgtgtttacttcatttaaagtctgcaaagtagtaaaagcttgaatttataaacgaccaattcggcattttaaaagataaacatgtatacaagaaatttatactttaaaaataactacGAGTGGTCTAACTATAAACGGTATAAACTTCCtaaaggaattatttatttccagatcgtgtttacatttatagCCGATTGAATCGCTCGAATAATGATAATAACGCTCAGTTATAtgtgataaggaaataatttgataaaaatatgtgacataacagttcctcaataagtgcatcgaagttatctatctgttttttatgcataaatataataaaatcaaagatcGAATCGCTTACttgtttgtttacgttattgtgtccatcccgtgtacgatttaattttaccgtagcacaggtaTGTAAAATATCCTGCTCGAAGAATACACTAGGTAAAATTGCTAACGCACCACTTACTATTTCTTTGATAGTTTTAGATCTGAACGCAACAAAGATTGATTAGTatattattttaacagtttatgataatacagaaaatgaaacatCATTTGTTGCAAACTTATTGACCAGTTGTTTTGAGTACTGTTTATGAAACAttggtacccccccccccccacaatatGTGATTCACATATCAGTATTAGGTGTGGGCTCCATTTGCTCGGATAAATTGGATGTGTCTGTCTTGTCGCCTAATATTTACGCGGCGCTTTGGAATTCTTGCTCGGTCACTCACACTTCCGGTTTGTACAAATTTTCGTTACAACCTTGCAATTGACGTGTGGTGCCTTTTTAACATTGTGGCTACCTAAAACgtcattgtttttatttgataagcatGCTGAGTCATGTTTTAGCCAACATCACCGGTAATTGttaaattattaacattttttctaaCTTCACTAAAGGAGCATCCTGCAGAGACCATACCAATTGGCCTGCAACACTGTTCTGTGGTCAAACGCGCCATACCCCGTCGGGTTTTTGTGATGTTTTAGTAATGCATGCATCAATAATAAGATcacaaaaaaagaaagtaaagatTTATCTTTCCAAAAGAAGTGTGAGCACGATTTGAGCATTTCTACAGAACAGTCACGCTTCGGTTAACATTGCATCCATTTATCCGTTTGGGCATTTAAATGTCTTATTTATAATTAAGGTGAcctatttaaacattaaatacatCTTCAAAAACCTTTAGGatgtaaat
This genomic interval carries:
- the LOC128163455 gene encoding uncharacterized protein LOC128163455; the protein is MDPKRSAQDVLRCNLCETPNPQYNCDICHINLCNTCAGEHLLDESKEHKVVPIRQRGYGPDYPTCLKHTNKRCELHCEQCDIPICTQCVSSNEHLGHKAIDIMKIFDTKKEILKNDLQELNISLIPKYHEIAATISIQEAELEKHSKSLTIAICKRGEALHREIDEIISKRKTEINQMQIKCLAALDKEKTEITQSISFITQRIVSLKKLLDSNDVYLVSAYKSKNDIDRFRKLPPFLRAKFPCFSSKKINTELLNQEFGMMSAFSIESHEHDNKMEIPRTVSLSSVVGHSRLIDQPKVITTIDTDFKHLLSVACLTNEQIWTRGKSNIIKLYNLQGELLESIRTKSEQMPRDITVSKNGNLVYTDFFDRTVNILKNKQISEVMRFQRWRPLRVNCTVSGDLLVTMVGDKKKRTKVVRCAYSTENRTFLFDSKAQPLYFSPPHRSIYYVIENKNRDVCVVDGTACVVDVVNEAGKQRFKYTGPTSASKKPFCPVGICTDSQSRILVADNANDSIHILDQNGQFLKYIDNCDLHEPYGLCVDTRGNLFVTECSIGKVKIIQYSK